One part of the Cryomorphaceae bacterium genome encodes these proteins:
- a CDS encoding DUF1016 family protein, protein MNFEELVYQIELAHNELQSHAIRQVNNALTMRNILIGFYIVEYEQNGSDRATYGKETIKSLTKSLKHIRGISKTQLYRFRDFYLTYPGIFSTVLGKLEITHRELFRIFPTVSGILPEPNNEVLSVEPELLLNRLSFSHFIELLNINDPLKRAFYEIQAVKNNWGVREMGRAINTMLYERTGLSKNKQQMVENLKADQPLEVDDVVKNPYFLEFIGLEERTAYSETDLETAIINHLQDFLTEMGRGFCFEARQKRITFDNKHYRIDLVFYHRILKCHVLIDLKIGGFDHADAGQMNMYLNYYTKNEWTGGDNPPVGIILCADKNDALVEYTTTGLSHEVFVSKYMVQLPSKKELEAFINMELNELKGGGI, encoded by the coding sequence ATGAATTTCGAGGAATTGGTTTATCAAATTGAACTTGCGCATAACGAGCTCCAGTCGCACGCAATTCGTCAAGTAAATAATGCCTTAACCATGCGAAACATCCTGATTGGCTTTTACATAGTTGAGTACGAGCAGAATGGTTCTGACAGAGCCACCTATGGTAAAGAGACCATCAAGTCACTGACAAAAAGCTTGAAGCACATTCGGGGCATATCAAAAACGCAATTGTATCGCTTTCGTGATTTTTATCTGACCTACCCCGGGATTTTCTCGACGGTGTTGGGAAAATTGGAAATCACTCACAGGGAGCTCTTTAGAATATTCCCAACAGTGTCGGGAATATTGCCTGAACCCAACAATGAGGTTTTATCCGTAGAGCCTGAGCTGCTTTTAAACAGACTAAGTTTTTCTCATTTCATTGAATTACTGAATATCAATGACCCCTTAAAACGTGCTTTTTATGAAATTCAGGCAGTAAAAAACAATTGGGGAGTACGCGAGATGGGGAGAGCCATTAATACCATGCTCTATGAGCGAACAGGCCTCTCAAAAAACAAACAACAAATGGTTGAAAACCTAAAGGCCGATCAACCGCTTGAAGTTGACGATGTAGTAAAAAACCCCTATTTCCTGGAATTTATAGGACTGGAAGAGAGAACAGCTTATAGCGAAACTGATTTAGAAACTGCTATCATCAATCATCTGCAGGATTTTTTGACCGAGATGGGTAGGGGCTTTTGTTTTGAAGCACGCCAAAAACGCATCACTTTCGACAACAAACATTACCGCATCGACCTGGTATTCTATCACCGCATTTTGAAGTGTCATGTGCTTATTGATTTAAAAATCGGAGGTTTCGACCATGCCGATGCAGGTCAGATGAATATGTACCTGAACTATTACACAAAAAACGAATGGACAGGAGGCGATAACCCACCCGTGGGTATCATTCTTTGTGCCGACAAAAACGATGCATTGGTAGAGTACACCACCACCGGATTGTCACACGAGGTTTTTGTTTCAAAATACATGGTCCAACTCCCAAGCAAAAAGGAACTGGAAGCTTTTATCAATATGGAATTGAACGAATTAAAAGGAGGTGGGATATGA
- a CDS encoding SAM-dependent DNA methyltransferase has translation MANLKGIIDSIRKIMWQDTGLNGDAQRIEQLGWMLFLKIFSDKDKELEVLKDDYESPIPAEFHWDAWAGDDEGITGDELQQFVDQKLFPTLKNLKVGMSDDLANKRALLVREVFDGNNNYMKSGINIRKVLNKLNEIDFNIAKDRHAFGELYETILKELQSAGKSGEFYTPRAITEFICEMMNPQLGEKILDPSCGTGGYLTAAIEHLKKQANSVEERDSIARNIIGWEYKPLPYLLATTNLILHDMEVPNISFRDSLDQPLSNYTEKNRVNVILANPPFGGIVANNNENNFPQNFRTKESADLFLVLMIHLLKKDGRAGIVLPDGSLTGDGVKQRVRQRLLEECNLHTIIRLPNSVFQPYATVATNLLFFTKGTPTKEVWYYEHRLPEGQKAYNKTRPLQLREFDPIKKWWNDRKESELSWKVDIQTIIDRNYDLDIKNPTKQEEEIIHSSADLMEMLEKSFSKSHDLLNQLKRAVG, from the coding sequence ATGGCCAACCTCAAAGGAATTATAGACTCCATCCGCAAAATCATGTGGCAAGACACCGGACTCAACGGTGATGCACAACGCATAGAACAACTGGGATGGATGCTCTTCCTCAAAATATTCAGCGACAAAGACAAGGAACTGGAAGTACTCAAAGACGATTACGAAAGCCCTATCCCTGCCGAATTTCATTGGGATGCCTGGGCGGGTGATGATGAAGGCATAACGGGTGACGAGCTGCAACAGTTCGTTGACCAAAAACTCTTCCCTACCTTGAAAAACCTGAAAGTGGGTATGAGTGACGACCTGGCTAACAAGCGTGCCTTACTGGTGCGTGAAGTGTTTGACGGCAACAACAACTACATGAAAAGCGGTATCAATATCCGCAAGGTCTTGAACAAGCTCAATGAGATTGACTTTAACATTGCCAAAGACCGCCATGCCTTTGGTGAACTTTACGAAACCATCCTTAAGGAACTGCAAAGTGCGGGTAAAAGTGGCGAGTTCTACACGCCCAGAGCCATTACCGAGTTTATCTGCGAAATGATGAACCCCCAATTGGGCGAAAAGATTCTCGACCCCAGTTGCGGAACAGGCGGTTACCTTACGGCTGCCATCGAACATTTGAAGAAGCAAGCCAACAGCGTAGAAGAACGCGACAGCATTGCCCGAAACATCATTGGTTGGGAATACAAGCCGCTTCCGTATTTGCTGGCAACCACCAACCTGATTTTGCACGACATGGAAGTGCCGAATATTTCTTTCCGCGATAGTTTGGATCAACCGTTGAGCAATTACACCGAAAAGAACCGGGTGAATGTGATTTTGGCGAACCCGCCATTTGGTGGCATAGTAGCCAACAACAACGAAAACAATTTTCCGCAGAACTTCCGCACCAAGGAAAGTGCCGACCTCTTTTTGGTCTTGATGATTCATTTGCTGAAAAAGGACGGACGAGCGGGGATTGTATTGCCCGATGGCTCCCTTACCGGAGATGGCGTAAAGCAACGGGTACGCCAACGCTTGTTGGAAGAGTGCAACCTGCACACGATTATTCGCTTGCCCAACTCGGTTTTTCAACCTTACGCCACGGTAGCCACCAATTTGCTGTTCTTTACCAAAGGCACGCCCACCAAAGAAGTGTGGTATTATGAACACCGCCTACCCGAAGGACAAAAAGCCTACAATAAAACCCGACCGTTGCAACTCCGAGAGTTTGACCCGATAAAAAAATGGTGGAACGACCGAAAGGAAAGTGAACTTAGTTGGAAAGTGGACATCCAAACCATCATAGACCGCAACTATGATTTGGACATTAAAAATCCCACTAAGCAGGAAGAAGAAATCATCCACAGCAGTGCGGACCTGATGGAAATGTTGGAGAAAAGTTTTTCGAAAAGCCATGATTTGTTGAACCAATTAAAGAGAGCAGTAGGATGA
- a CDS encoding cell filamentation protein Fic, whose product MSSEIIIYQTEDGQTKIQTRLEEETVWLTIEQMAELFQKGKSTINEHILNIFKEGELEQETSLRKIGNSDFSTKPTNFYNLDVIISVGYRVKSHRGVQFRKWATTRIKEYIVKGFTMNDELLKEAGGGNYFDELLARIRDIRSSEKVFWRKVLDIYATSIDYDPNTDLSQTFFKTIQNKMHWAAHGQTAAEVIYQRIDAAKPNLGLTSFKGEKPTKKETEVAKNYLNEKELDVLNRMVTAYLEIAELQALNRKPMYMNDWVARLDDFLTMTGNDILTHSGKVSHQMALNKAHAEYDKFKEQQKNELSQVEKDFIRKIENTAKQLKNKKK is encoded by the coding sequence ATGAGTTCAGAAATCATCATTTACCAAACCGAAGATGGCCAAACCAAGATCCAAACCAGATTAGAGGAAGAAACCGTTTGGTTGACCATCGAGCAAATGGCAGAACTCTTTCAAAAAGGAAAGTCAACCATTAATGAGCATATTCTGAATATTTTTAAGGAAGGAGAACTCGAGCAAGAGACTTCGTTGAGAAAAATCGGAAATTCCGATTTTTCTACCAAGCCCACCAATTTCTACAACCTTGATGTGATTATCTCGGTGGGTTACCGCGTAAAATCTCACAGAGGCGTGCAGTTTCGGAAATGGGCAACCACGCGCATAAAGGAATACATCGTTAAAGGCTTCACCATGAATGATGAGTTGCTCAAAGAGGCCGGTGGAGGAAACTACTTTGATGAATTACTCGCCCGAATCCGGGACATTCGCTCTTCTGAAAAAGTGTTTTGGAGAAAAGTACTTGATATTTACGCCACCAGTATTGATTACGATCCCAATACCGATTTGTCGCAGACCTTTTTCAAAACAATACAAAACAAGATGCATTGGGCAGCGCATGGGCAAACAGCTGCTGAGGTGATTTACCAACGCATTGATGCGGCAAAGCCAAATCTTGGACTTACCAGTTTTAAAGGCGAAAAGCCCACGAAAAAGGAGACCGAAGTAGCCAAAAACTACTTGAACGAAAAAGAATTGGATGTACTCAACAGAATGGTAACGGCATATCTGGAAATAGCAGAGTTGCAAGCCCTCAACCGCAAACCCATGTACATGAACGATTGGGTAGCTCGCTTGGATGATTTCCTGACTATGACAGGTAATGACATACTTACCCATTCTGGAAAAGTGAGCCATCAAATGGCATTGAATAAGGCGCATGCCGAGTACGATAAATTCAAGGAGCAGCAAAAAAACGAGCTTTCTCAGGTAGAAAAAGACTTTATCAGGAAAATTGAAAATACAGCGAAACAGCTAAAAAATAAGAAGAAATAA